Within the Miscanthus floridulus cultivar M001 chromosome 2, ASM1932011v1, whole genome shotgun sequence genome, the region CTTTGTTTGGCATCAGAAAAAAAATCCTACGTGGCCAGACCAGGTATGGGACCGCAGATAATATCGCATGTCGACCACTGGTTCACTGTTTTATTTCgaagagaaaagagaaaaacaCGCAGACGACCGGCAAGTTTATCTCCTAAGTACTGTCTTGTCGGCCTACACGTCCTGCCAATGATGAGTATGGCCAGGTGGCCGGACACCCGGAGACCGGAGTAAAGGACTACATGGATGTGCAATGAAACCTTTTTTTTTGAATCATGTATAGTGAAACCTGGACCTCAAGACTCAACCAAAACTTGCACCGAACCGGAGACCGTTCTTTTGGCACGCCCACAGAGGCACAGACAATCCTCGCCTGGCTGCCAGGCAAGCGATCGCAGCTTCAGGCGATCGAAATTCAACGCCTGGGGTTGCTGTCTGGCGTCGGAGCTACCTGGGAGGCAGCAACCAAACATGCTCAGGCGAGGTTTGCATGCAAACAGATCCCGGGCCCGCATGCAAGCCGTTCTGGGCCTACAGGAAGAACCGCCGTTTGCATAATGCGCTGGGCCGACCATGCGTCTTCTTCAGAGTATGGCGAGGTCCAATGAGATTGAATGGGCCGTCTTCTGCGCTTCATTCCAGGCGGGAAGGCACTGCGGCCTAtggagcaggcggcggcggcgcaccggCGAATCGGCTGCGCGAGCAGGGGCTGTGTGCCTGAACCTTGGAAGGCTTGGACTTGGACACCAATGTGACTGTGAAACATGCTGAAGATCTGCGACCGATAGTGAACTTCATCTGCAACAGCTCCAGACCTTGTTTTCAGTTTACAGGTCGCTTGAAAATTGCTTGAAAGTTTACATGCCTTGCCTACCTGTGAATGCTATTATGAAATTTGCATACTTCGAACTCGCATGTTTTTTTTTACCATGGACTTTCGTCTGAACTGGTTTGAAACTTGTATTCCCGGCGTCCAAACAGGTGATCAATCGTTCAAACCGCTTGCGCTTTTCAAAGCCACGAGGCACGAGCCCTACAAAGCCACAGCCATAAATTCATATTTGAAGTTAAAATATGAGGCCACGTGTAGCGCGAGATGTTATGCAAATGCTGAAAGGCGACAACTAGAGCGATGTATCAACCACTTCtgtattttattatttatttacagTCCCTTTAAACCCCACCAAAAGTCCAAACCCTCATGATTTACACACATTTCAGCTTTTGCAGCTTTGCTCAAGCACGAAGAATCGAAGATGGATGAAGCGGCAGCCAGCACGAAGCTGAACGTGGTGCTGTTCCCGTGGTTGGCGTTCGGCCACATGATCCCGTACCTGGAGCTCGCCAAGCGCCTGGCGGTGCGGGGCCACTCCGTCATCGTCCTCTCCACGCCGAGGAACGTCGCCAGGCTCCCGCCCGTGCCGGCGGACCTGTCGCCCCGCGTGCGCCTCGTGGCGCTGCCCGCGCCCGTCGTGGACGGCCTGCCCGAAGGCGCCGAGTCCACGGCCGACGTGCCGCCGGAGAAGAACGAGCTCATAAAGAAGGCGGTCGACGGCCTGGCCGCCCCGTTCGCGGCGTTCCTCGCGGACGCCGTCGCCGACGACGGTGGGAGCAGGAGGCCCGACTGGATCGTCATGGACTTCTGCCACCACTGGCTCCCCGCGATCGCCGAGGCGCACGGGGTGCCGTGCGCCGCGTTCCTGATCGTGCAGCCCACCACGATCGCGTTCCTGGGGCCGCGGTGGGCGCAGGCCGCGCACCCGCGCACGACGCTGGAAGACTTCACCGCGCCGCCCAGGTGGTGCCCGTCCTTCCCTTCCGCCATCGCCTACCGCCGCCACGAGGCCGGCTGGGCCGTCGACGCGTTCCGGCCCAACGCGTCCGGGGTGTCTGACATAGAACGCATGTGGCAGATCATAGAGCGCACCCGCTTCACCTTCTACCGCGGCTGCGACGAGGTCGAGCCCGGGGTGTTCGCGCTCCTCACCGATCTCTTCCATAAACCGGCCATCCCCGCCGGGGTCCTCTTGCAGCCCGACCTTGCCGACGGCGACGGCAGCTCCCGCTCAGCAGATGCCCGCTCCGAGGTGCTTCAGTGGCTGGACAGGCAGCCACCAAAGTCCACCATCTACGTCGCGCTTGGGAGCGAGGCGCCGCTGACGGCCAGCAACCTGCACGAGCTCGCGCTGGGGCTGGAACTCGCCGGCGTCCGCTTCCTATGGGCTTTCCGGAAGCCGAGCGGCATGTCCGCGCCCACCAGCACCGACGTGGCCGAGCTGCTGCCTGCCGGGTTCGAGGACCGAACACGGGGTCACGGCCTCGTGTGCTCGGGGTGGGTGCCACAGGTGGCTGTGCTCGCGCACGCCTCGGTGGGCGCGTTCCTGACGCACTGCGGGTGGGGCTCCACCATCGAGAGCCTCGTGTTCGGGTGCCCGCTGGTCATGCTGCCGTTCGTCGTCGACCAGGGCCTCATCGCACGGACGATGGCGGAGCGGGGCATCGGCGTGGAGGTGGCGAgggacgagggagacggctcgtTTGGCAGAGACTGCGGCGTCGCGGCGGCGGTGCGGAGCGTCATGGTGGAGGAACAGGGAAAGGTGTTCGCGAGTAACGCGGAGAGGCTGAAGCAAGCTCTCCGTGATCAGCGACGGCAGGATCAGTACATGGACGAGCTTGTGGGATATCTTAAACGCTACAAGGATGACAGCTGCTAGAACACTTGCAGTTCATAAGATGGCAATGGGCTTTTGTATGTTGGAAAGTGAATTTTCTCCGGAGCCGGAAGAGCGACCTCAAATCATCTTCAAACAATTAGAAGGGGACTGCATTGTCATAGAGGCGGTAAGGGGAGGCTTGAGCCCGCCTGCACCACCGCTCCACCCCTGTACCATTCCAGTCCCACGATCAGGGCTTCACAGGCTTGTAGTAGCCTTGTCAGGCCAAGTAGATTTGCATGCCACACTAGAACATCAGGCACCCTTCGGTGCCATGATTTGAAGAACAAAAGCAAGTCTACGTTCGATAGACATGGCTCCATAATTCGATATGGTAAAGCTAAGATGTCAGTCACACACATTAATATATAGTAATTGCCACTATCACCATAGTGTCAGTACCTAAGATCAAGCATATATCATATCATACCATTAGAAACATGACAAATTATGAAGCAATGATATGGTTTGTATGTCCACTGTAACTCTCATGGTTCTGTTCGCACCCTTCATTACATTAATGGTGCTGTTGAACCATACATTACACAACTATTAGGTACAATTTACGATCAAGAATTCACAACAATCGAACATTTAAGCTGGTAGCTTGGAACGACAAGCTACACAGTTCACAGCCATGAGGTTTGCAAAAGACAGAGTCGATCATCATAGTGGCAAGTTCCCTTGATGCTGAACATCAGACATCGATCAGCAGTTGAGCAAATACACATAGAAAAGCTAGGTGCAACCAATAGAGGCAAAAGAGATGTGGCCTTCCTCTTTAGGTGATTAGGTGATTAGGTATCATGGACAGGTCTGTAAATGGAAAAATATGGCATAAGTGCATAGATTATGACAGGGCAATAAAGTTACGGGCTATTGGAACATCTGGATCATAACTCTAAGCAATTAATCTATCGTGTGATTGCTCTCCCCTCTTTTGGAGTTTTGGTGATTAAGTATTTTCTCAAAATCATTACTTACCAAGTAAATAAATATTCATGATCCCACACCTACATGATCTGCTTACATGTCTTGGTAGCAAATGAAAATAAGTAAATAGTGAACGACACaactaaagaagaagaaaaaataaaATCAGAAAATAATTAATATACTAAGCTTTGCCTTGCAAATTTGAATTACATCTTAGCATTAGCACACTGGTAAATAGTCATATTGCAATATGCAGGTATAGTGTTATAGGTGCCATAGAAACAGAAACTACATCTGACTACTTATTAGGGAATCGGAACTGCAGATTAAATTGTTCTTTTTTCAACATAATCCGAACAAAAGAACATATGTTGTCGTGTTATTTTAACCTATTGTTGAAGCAAACATGCCTATGAGAAGTATCTGTGTAGTTATGAAATCTATGCATACGAGAAGTAATTGTGTAGTTATGAAATCTTGACAACTTTTGCACCAGCATTGCGAGCAGATACACCTGTGAATGCTAGAAAGCAAATATGCCAAAGAACAAAAATATGGTCGCATAACTCAGAAGTGTTTTACCTGAATTTGATGGAAGTTTACACATTGAGTGATACATACTTAAACTGGTGTCGGCACTCCTGAAATATACAGAACAATTACTCTCTTTAAGAAATGAAGTATATCGTGAAAGAAACATCCCTTCTTGGTGTGCTACAGAAGCACAATGCACAACAATACAAAACCAACAATTTCACAAGTTACATGACATGGGCGGAACTAGCAAAGGACTTGATAATTTTTTAAACAAAAATCCAAGTTGGATCTAAATACAAATCCTCCAGGACCAAGCGTATGATCAGTGTCAGACAAAGCACAACAAAACAATGGGTACTAAGATACATGATAAGTGATTGCAAAATTGCATAGCTGAATTACTATCATAACTCACATGGGCAAAGCTGTTAATACGACAAACAAGAAAGCAATGACTATATGGCATTATTGTGGATTCCACTCCCAACGAGTAACATTTCAACACTGTAGCACTATCATCTgctaattttaattttaatttaggAATTATCATGCAATCTTCCCACTTCTCTAAACCACCTCTCCCCACTACATTCACTTGCTCCCACTACTATCTGAATCAACTAAGAAACTACATTCACTTGCTCTCACTGCTACCTGAATCAACTAAGAAATAGATAAGAAATC harbors:
- the LOC136537794 gene encoding putative UDP-rhamnose:rhamnosyltransferase 1, producing the protein MDEAAASTKLNVVLFPWLAFGHMIPYLELAKRLAVRGHSVIVLSTPRNVARLPPVPADLSPRVRLVALPAPVVDGLPEGAESTADVPPEKNELIKKAVDGLAAPFAAFLADAVADDGGSRRPDWIVMDFCHHWLPAIAEAHGVPCAAFLIVQPTTIAFLGPRWAQAAHPRTTLEDFTAPPRWCPSFPSAIAYRRHEAGWAVDAFRPNASGVSDIERMWQIIERTRFTFYRGCDEVEPGVFALLTDLFHKPAIPAGVLLQPDLADGDGSSRSADARSEVLQWLDRQPPKSTIYVALGSEAPLTASNLHELALGLELAGVRFLWAFRKPSGMSAPTSTDVAELLPAGFEDRTRGHGLVCSGWVPQVAVLAHASVGAFLTHCGWGSTIESLVFGCPLVMLPFVVDQGLIARTMAERGIGVEVARDEGDGSFGRDCGVAAAVRSVMVEEQGKVFASNAERLKQALRDQRRQDQYMDELVGYLKRYKDDSC